CTCCCATCTACACCCCCTTTTTCATGAGGAAGGAGGTCATGCAGGAGGTGGCACAGCTCAGCCAGTTTGACGAAGAACTTTATAAGGTGAGTAGCCTGGGGCAGTGGGACTTCCTAGGCTGGGAAGTTCAactgcacacacaggcacagagcAGCGCTGTCCTGTGGGACTCCCTGCGACGGTGGAGACAGGCTGTGTCTGTGCCTGCTGCGCACTGCAAGGCGGCGCACGCCACTGAGggagtaacatttttatttcttttattttaatttaaatagctaCACGTGGCCAGTGGCTACCAAACTGGACAGTGCAGACCTCAAgcctgtttggttttttcccccagaTAGTCGGTATGATGTATCTAAATGAGCATACTTTAACATTAAGAGCttagaaaagaaacacatttattgaCTGGTTGGACAGAAGGAAATTATGGAAGTGGCTGGTCTTACCATGTCCTCCCACTCCTGACCCCAGCCTGGAAGCTTCCATAGAGCAACACATACTTGCTTGGGATGCATGTAGCCCCTTGTCAACCATGGACCATCTCAGGGAGAGCCGGAGGATTGGACTCGAGGTTCAGAAGGTCGTTCTAATCAACCGGACACCAAAGTGACTGAGGATTATAACTACTAGACTAACCCTTAAGCACCAAGAAAGCACAGACCAGGGCTCCTTTTGCCCAGCATTGGCGAAAAGGACTTGGCCCTTAGTAAATGCCCCGCAAACATTTGTGGGTTACGTTATATTGCTACCAGCTCAGGTTTTATTGTACATCTGCCATCACTGGCCGTTATACAtcatttacaaattttatttatttattagttaaattaaaaataccagAATTCTTAATCtccttttaatttgcttttcaatGACCTCTGTTAGGGACCCCATTTGGGACTGACCCATTCCCTCCCTTGTCATTAGTGTCCCCTGCTCACTCCCAGGCAGGGATTAAAGAAACTTCTCCCCGTCCCATCACTCCTATCTTCCCCATGGTTACTGCCCTAGCTGAGGCCCTCCTCCCTCACTCTTCACTAGTAAAGGTCCCTCCTCCTTTAGGTGATTGGCAAAGGCAGTGAAAAGTCCGATGACAACACCTACGACGAGAAATACCTGATTGCCACCTCTGAGCAGCCCATCGCTGCTCTCCACCGGGATGAGTGGCTGCGGCCCGAGGACTTGCCCATCAAGTATGCTGGCCTGTCCACCTGCTTTCGCCAGGAGGTGGGCTCCCATGGCCGTGACACTCGTGGCATCTTTCGAGTCCATCAGTTTGAGAAGGTAAGGAGAGAAGTCAGAGTGAGgacccctctctctgtctgtccgGGGCAGTTGGAGGACAGACAGGGCCTGTGTTGCTTAGGCCTGCCCTGGCTCCAGTCTTTCCTCCCGTTGCCTGTGTCTGTGTTTTCTGGGCAAGAGCCTGGGCAGCAGCACGCAGTGCAGTGGCTCCCAGCTCAGACTCTGGAACCAGGCTGCCCGAGTCCAAATGCCACCACCTGCCAGCCATGTCACCCAGGATAAGCTGCTTAACCACTCTGTGCCCAGTTTCCTGCCTGTAAAAGGAGGGTGGTAATAGTGCTCACCTCATTAGGCCTACTGTGAGGATTTAACTAGTTAATATGAGAAGCACCTAGAACAGTACCCGGCATGTGTGCAGCAAGCTCTCTATAGAAGCGTGTATTGTTGCACACCCAGTCCAGTGCGGCACCCATCTCTCTTGCTGGGGGCCCCAGCCTCGCCTGGCTCCCAGTGACATAGGAACAGGTCCTCATCGCCAGAGTGTCTCCCACGCTGGCCCTTTAGTTGACTCACCCTGTCCCATTGCTGCGGTCCCCTTGGCTCCCTCTCTGCAGATCGAACAGTTTGTCTACTCCTCACCGCATGACAACAAGTCGTGGGAGATGTTTGAAGAGATGATCACCACCGCAGAGGACTTCTACCAGTCTTTGGGGGTCCCCTACCACATCGTGAACATCGTCTCAGGTATCGGCCTCCCCTTCCTGCATCCCACAACCAACCACGCATACCACACAAAGAAATAATAGCTCACAGTCCAATTAATTGGctacattaattaaaatatcaCACACTCTTCTCACTTGGGAGTGTTTACTGATAAAAATACCTGGgtgtgatttcacttctggggaTAGGATGTGAATTAAAGAATTGTTCAGGTTTGCTAAAGGGCTAGCCTTCTGAAATACCATCCCTCCTTCATGAATTCTAGGGGGTTTTCCTTACAGGTTCTTTGAATCATGCTGCCAGTAAGAAGCTTGACCTGGAGGCCTGGTTTCCGGGCTCGGGAGCCTTCCGTGAGTTAGTCTCCTGTTCTAACTGCACAGACTATCAGGCTCGCCGGCTCCGAATCCGATACGGGCAAACCAAGAAGATGATGGACAAGGTAGAGGGCCCTGGGGAGGCGGGCAGCAGGGCCTTCGGTGCAGAGAAGATTGGTCTTATTTCTCAGCCCTTGCAGTATGTGTTGACCAGCGTCAGGGAAAACCTGGGCTCTTCAATCTAGATAAAAAAGGGAACCTGAAAATGGCCCCTGCTGAATCAGGACTGAGTCCTTTTAGAGAGAAACCCAAATCTAGCTCCTTTCTACAAAGTCattctcacttttctctctttggctttgtcttCTGCAACTCCGAATAAAGAATAACCCCCATTTGTCTACTCAGGACAAGTCAGAGGCGATGTCTTCCCTCCTCTCACCCAGGGAGGTCTGGGTGGTAAGCTGGTCCCATCAAACCCAATCTTCAGGCCCTGCTTTTCTAAGTAAGGGGCTTGAAAGGGGTTAAAGGGAGAGGCCTCTGTGGCAGAGTGTTCTTTTTACCTCAAAGgacctggctctcctccaagTACTGGGACTACAGCTTGCCACTCATGGAGACATGAGCAATCTTCTGGACTTCTCTGATAGGCAGTAAATACTGAACAGCTCACGCTGAGAAAAAGCCCAATTGTGGGTTAGCTGCGGTGGGGGCGTCTGGCTGGGTGAATGCTCCTGGCCTCGGTCAGACCGCTGAGGGCTGAGTTGACCTGCTCTCTCCTCACAGGTGGAGTTTGTCCATATGCTCAACGCCACCATGTGCGCCACGACGCGCACCATCTGCGCCATCCTGGAGAACTACCAGACGGAGACGGGCATTGTCGTGCCTGAGAAGTTGAGGGAGTTCATGCCGCCAGGTAAGACCCCAGCCTGgcccatcctcctcctcttctccgtCTTCACACTTCTGAATTGCAGGCCCCTTTCACAATGGACCCACCTTGTTCACACCCAGTCCCCAAAACTCCCCCTGTCCCCTGGTGCTGAGTGTTGCAGGGGCAGAACTGAGAAAGTAGCCAGTATAGGCACGGTGTCCTATTGAAATGCAGCTCCAAGTCAGGCCggggaaggaaagaataaatgaaagcagTGCCCATCGAGGGTGCCCTTTTGTTGAAAGGCATCGTTGTCTTTCGGCACCCACCCTGCGGCCCGTGGGCTCTGACCCCTGAGAAATGAGGGGCTCTTCCCTTCCAGGTCTCCAAGAGCTGATCCCCTTTGTGAAGCCTGCACCCATTGACCAGGAGCCATCAAAGAAGCAGAAGAAGCAGCACGAGGGCGGCAAAAAGGCAGCGAGGGATGTCACCCTGGAACGGCAGCTGCAGGGCATGGAGGTCACCGATTCCTGAACATTCCTTCCCCCCAGTTCTGTCAGCTGGCAAAGCCCGCCCATGAGCACGGCAACCAGGCACCCACTCACCGCCCGCCACGCCTGACTGCTTTGCTAAAAGGGGAACGAACCAGCCACCATATACAGTGCAGTGTTCTCATCTGTTAGCTTGGGCCTCAGATCGAATCACTGAGGACTGATGAAACCACGTAATAAAGCATCTCTGGGGGAGGCTGGACTCTTCCGCAGTCTTCTGCCCGGGGCTCACACCCTGTCTCCCACAGTTCTGGAACCGGACTCACTTTTGGTTTTCATTCTAAGACGGTTCCATTTAGTGTGTCAGAGAGCCTTTGGGAAGGGAGGTGAAGGCAGCCCTAGAGTTAGTAAAGGCTCCAGGGCAGAGGAAAGTCTTTGAGTCTTAGACA
The sequence above is drawn from the Desmodus rotundus isolate HL8 chromosome 12, HLdesRot8A.1, whole genome shotgun sequence genome and encodes:
- the SARS1 gene encoding serine--tRNA ligase, cytoplasmic, whose product is MVLDLDLFRVDKGGDPDLIRETQKKRFKDPGLVDQLVKADGEWRRCRFRADNLNKLKNLCSKTIGEKMKKKEPVGDDESVPENILNLEDITSDTLANLKVSQIKKLRLLIDEAILKCDAERVKLEAERFENLREIGNLLHPSVPISNDEDADNKVERIWGDCTVRKKYSHVDLVVMVDGFEGEKGTVVAGSRGYFLKGALVFLEQALIQYALRTLGSRGYTPIYTPFFMRKEVMQEVAQLSQFDEELYKVIGKGSEKSDDNTYDEKYLIATSEQPIAALHRDEWLRPEDLPIKYAGLSTCFRQEVGSHGRDTRGIFRVHQFEKIEQFVYSSPHDNKSWEMFEEMITTAEDFYQSLGVPYHIVNIVSGSLNHAASKKLDLEAWFPGSGAFRELVSCSNCTDYQARRLRIRYGQTKKMMDKVEFVHMLNATMCATTRTICAILENYQTETGIVVPEKLREFMPPGLQELIPFVKPAPIDQEPSKKQKKQHEGGKKAARDVTLERQLQGMEVTDS